GGACCTTAACCTCTGCCTGCCTTCGCGGCTCTCAGCAGAACGTGTAACGCATAGTTTCAAatgagaaacttttaaaaagcgACGTATCTATGTTGAGTTCCTGAAGTTTTCTAAATAATTCCCCCATAACACCAAACATGAGGCAGTTTTCTCATTCCTTCACGAATTGGCATGCCATAGAGtcagtatttttccatttgtgatggttcatcctcccatctcaaatACACACCACACGCTCTTTCTAAATCAGAAATTTGAATTTGGTTGAGCCTGATATTTTCACGGTAATTTGCTGACTTTGTAAGATAAGATGTGAAAATTACTGATTACATTTGTaaactttatatacatatacacacatacatacaggtCTGTCTCTTCGAGGCACCAAGCCTATTTATATAATGTATCATTTCATAATTTGGCAATAAGCAAAATTAGCGTTTCGAAAGAAGTTTATATTGTCGATACATGAAGCTTAAATTTACTCCTTAACATCATActaaaaggggaaaagaaaattttcctcttaacacaccactccagagaaaaaaaatattaagacaAGCAAAAAAGGTACCCAGCCATAGTACAGGCATGCACAGCATAACAACTTTTTGATTAACAACAAACCACATATACCACAGTGGTCTCCTAAGAGTGTAATACATTGTACCATATTTTTAGTGTACGTTTTCTGTGtttagctgtgtaaatatttaccattgtgtttcAACTGTCTGCATTATTCACTACattaacatgctatacaggttgtagcctaggagcaataggctagacCATCTAGGTTTGTCTCAGTACACCCTGTGATGTCTGCACTGTGAAATCACGTGACACTCAGAACATACCTCCTTCATTAAGCATAGCATGACTGTGTATTAGCAAAAATCAGTGGCTAAGGTTCTGTCTGAGTCCCCATGCTCTTTCTGACCTGGGTGAGCAAGTAGGTTTTGtacatatacagtacatattcaTTAGAGCATTTTTTTTGCTCATAGTCTGAGTGGAAGTTAGGAGTAGCCTCAGGGTTTTTCCTTCACGTATTTAAAACCCGTCTCCCTACCCATACAATCTGGCACTGAAAGTGTTGGTATAAAGAATACTTGAAAGAAGAAGaaccaaaaaagaattttttttaagtggtgaCTGGGAAAAAGGAATTCCTTAATTCAGCCTGCTGGAGTCATTGTTCCTAACTTCCTAAAATGTAAGGAAGGTGTACACATCTGGCATAATTAAATCGGTGATTGTTAATActttattggtttttgttttttgtttttttccaaataataccCAGACTGGTCTGATGTATTGGTTTTATTTGGAATTAAGAATACTtggtttaggccaggtgtggtgattcatgcctgtaatcccagcactttgggaggctgaggcaggtggatcatttgaggtcaggagttcaagaccagcctgaccaacatggtgaaacactgtctctactaaaaatacaaaattagccaggcatggtagtggatgcctataatcccagctactcgggaggctgaggcaggataattgcttgaacctgggaagcagaggttgcagtgagccgagatcgcgtcattgcaccccagcctgggcaacaagagggaaactccgtctcaaacaaaaaaaaaagaatcctggtTTAGATTGATTGCTGATaagtttattttcacttttagaaATGAGCGGTGGATTGGCTCCAAGTAAGAGCACAGTGTATGTATCCAACTTGCCTTTTTCCCTGACAAACAATGACTTGTACCGGGTAAGTAAATCTTATCGAGTGACTGCTATTTGAGATACAGATAACCTTAAACAAATAGTTCTCCCTGgcaaattcttttttcctttttttttttttctttttttgagacagtctaatTCTGTCACTGAGGCacgaggctgtagtgcagtggcactatcatggctcactgcagcctccccgccccctcaggtgatcctcccacctcatcctcccaagtagctgggaatacaggtgtgtgccaccatgcctctacaagctacctgggagactgaggttggaagattgcttgagcctaggaggttgaggcgacagtgagccaaggtcacaccactgcactccagcctgtgtgacagaatgagaccctgtctcaaaaaaaaaaagaaaaaaaaatagaagctatatttattgaacatttaagtCAAATTATGTGTTAGATACTAAGGAGATGCTAAGATGCTAAGATAAAGACCTGAAACGAGTAAGAGGCACCTGTGCAAATTCTAGAGgacaaacatttcagaaaaagagGGGTAATCTTAGGTAAGCCCACTCGAGGTGCCTTATAGGACCTATTTACATCATGGTAAGGACTCTGGCTTTCACTCTGCATGAAACAAGAAGCCATTAGTAAGTATTACATAGAAGACTGTACTGGCCTTCAGAACCCAGTGTTGCTAACACTGCTATCCAGTTATTTTACATTCCAGCATTATACAGCTTAATCATAGAACGAAAAAATTCGTTATTATTGGTTGCATATACTAACACATTCTAAAAGACTTTTTATATAATAGGAACTCTTAGTATATGGGTAATGAGCTGGAACCGTAGAAATAAATGAGATTGCATAGGATAAAGTAAAAGTAACAGAAGAGAGAGCCAAGTATAAAGTTCCACCAACATGTTAATGGTGGGCAGAGGAAAAAGACTGATAGAAATggatttttcattataaaagcttattttatgaggttttgttttgttttttaaataaagcagtcTAAGGATCTGCCTTCTCAAACAGGGATTGCTTAATAGGAATAACAAGGTAGAGGTGAGGGTAGAATTGGAAAAGTGCTGCTCCATAACATTGACACTTGAAGCACAGGTGTAGCTGGCACTATGATGGAGTTGATAGTTGCCATGGGTATACCTCAGGAACACAGCAGCTGTCCAGTATGTATGCCTTAGATCTACCACATGAGTAGAGTgagtttttttctctgtatttactcCATTGTCAAATTTAGAAACAGACAGATACATGTGACTCCAACAACAGTAAGTATATTATTCTAGTaaccaaaaaaaacttttttctagGGCCTGTCTTATAGACTGAAGGCTGAAATTATTCATAAACTATAACAAAGAGTTTGGTCAATGTCTGCAACctaaaaatttgatgttttatgattttaaaataaattgtaaatatttggTCTTTTGTTTCAGATATTTTCCAAGTATGGCAAAGTTGTAAAGTAAGTATTCACATTAAATTTTGTAACTTCATTTAAAAGTTTATCTGAATTTGcttctacatttttttaatgacagtagatttttaaaaataaaacatgcttgatataataaagaaaatactattaacatttttatgacaATTTAGTTggttttccatgtacataaacaTGTAGACAATTTTTCTTAAAGACTATTacatacaattttcttttttaatttgacaTACCATAAATGTCTTTCCATGTGCTATAAAGATACATCCTCATAGCTAATGGTAAACAAATATTTTGGTTACTAGGAAGTGTGTTATCAAGTATACTATAAGTAACCTACTTTCAAATAAAtaggtggtttttttgttttttttttttttcaaataaatagtgtaaaaacaaatatttcagtgCATCTGACTTGCAGGATGCTATGAGACtgataaatagaaaacatattaTCTTCCTTCAGAGATAGCTTGGAGATCGTTGGAAAGACTAGAAACATGCAAAAATGGTAATGGATGATAACAGGGCTGAGGGTTAGGAACAATAAAAAGAACTTGAACTTCTCGTATTTCACTGTTTTAAATCAAGCAACTATATTATGGGGCAAAAAAGTAACAGGATACTGTCATCCTAACTTTCTTATAACCAATATAGATTctgatataaatttaaaatccCAAGAATTTTGAGCATATTTATCTTGGCTAATTTCTTCTAGTGTTCCATAAATGGATATTAAACAGTTGAAGCTCGTTTGCATCTTGAAATTACTAACTTCTTTTGCAGTACTTTGCTATTAAAAAAGCATTATcaaaaatgcttctgtgtaaatTTTTAGgtgttcagattttaaaaagtcatcgtCATCAGTCCAAACACTGGTAATGATGATGGTATGTAATACTTAAATGAGCACatatatatgccaggcattgttctaatctctttatgtgtattatttaattctcacaactacCCTttaaggtaggtactattatcatcTCAGTATTATACATGATGAAACTGAAGCACACAGTAAACCTAAGGTCATCTTGCTAGCTAGtggtggagaaaatatttgaatccaACAGTGAGATTTCAGAGCCCACtcccttttaccttttttttttttccactttgtcaGAATCTCTGAATGGATctccatataaatatatagtccTAAACCATGAAACTGCAATGGAGTTAAAGACACAAGAGTTATAAGCACCTAGAAACAGAGAAGACTTTATCTAGTCTAGAGAGCCAGGGAAGGCTTACCTAGGTCAGTATTTTTTGAGTGGAAACCTAAAGGATGAGTAAGAGTTAAGTAGGCAAAAATAAGGGAGGAATAGTTCAGGTAGAGGGAATAgcttgtgcaaaggccctgtggcaagagaaaataaagtgagatcaagaaatagaaagaagGCCAATGTGACTGGAGATGAGTGAGTAAGGGGGAGAAAGCACAAGATGGCTCCAGAGATGGAAGCAGGTTCCTCATCTTACTTCTTGGTCAGGTTACCAAGGTATTTGGTTTTCATTCTAAGAATATCAGGAATCATTTAAGAATTTTAAGTGAGGGGTgacatgatttaaattttttaaagtttattatggCTTAATGTAGAAATTAGATTGGAGGGGAACAAAAGCAAatgcagctgggtgcggtggcacacacctgtaatcccagcactttgggaagccgatgtgggaggatcacttgaaaggtcatgagttcaagaccagcctggccaacatggcgaaaccccatctctacaaaaaatacaaaaagtagccggccctggtggtacacacctgtaatcccagctacttgggaggcgagacatgagaattacttgaacccaggaggcggatggaggtggaggttgcaatgaaccaagatcacaccactgcactgcagcccggacagagcaagaccccatcgcaaaaaaaagaaaaaagcaaatgcagTGAGACCAGTCTGAATCTAAAACTGTAGCCCGGGGGAGAAATGTGTACTAAAATAGTACAGGTGGAGATATAGAGACTGGTCAGATTTGAGAGGTGGTCAGATTTCAGAGATCATTATGAAATAAAGTGGGTAATACTTAGTGATGTGTATAGGAAGCAAAGTGGGTACTATTTAGTGATATGCTTACTTTGCGTATAAGGACTTTGTGAACAAGAAGGAGGTGTTATGGATGACATTCAGGTTTCCCAAAATAGTGTATGCTTCATATTATGTGCTTAAATAAGTACATCATATACCTTGTATTAGGAAATGGTGCTATTATCTACCTCTTGTCCCTTGCCAGAAACATGGGAGTCACAGTAGATTTGTCCTTTTAAATCtctgatgtaattttttttttctgttaccacAGAAGGTATCTCTATCAAAGTATTGTATGATAGTTGGTTTGTTGGTCTGTCTCCACCACTAAACTGTAAGCTTTCTCCTGAGGGTAAAAACTACTGTTAGTGCTTAGCACATGGGCTTGAGGCTAACAGAGTGACTGAATGACCGAATGAATGAACACACACAATGTACTCTTTTAGAAActacttttcccatttttttggtCTGTCTTTCCCATTGAATATAAAGGTATATCTATCAATCAACATATTGAGCTGGGCACATATGGATTACAGAGACAGCCTTAAAGGAGTTTACATTAAAATAGATGAGACGAGGCATTGTTTATGAATAACACAATTCAGCAGAGACTAGCATAACGGAGGAGAAATTATATCCAGTTGAAGCTATTAGAAATTGACACATTGACCTGAACCGCGAAAGAATGAGGAAAATTTTAATGGGCAGTGATTCAGAGGTGGAAGAAGATAGAAGCTGTATGAACAAAGGCACAAATTTGGGGAAATACAGGCCATGCTACTGGAGCATTGAGTGGTTTCTTTTGGGTAGACTTCATAGTGTGTGCGTGGGAAGGAGCAGTGAAAGATGAAGGAGATGGGAGCCAAATCATCAAGGATACTGACCGTGGGACAAAGAATAGGCAATTTACAGAACCAAAGATTTTTGAACAAAGGAAtggtgtgattttatttattccttaagTAGAAGACTACTTAAGGATATGAGaaaattataagagaaaaaattacCATAAAGGAACCAATAAGAATAGACTGTTAAAACAGTAATGCCCCTATGGACAAGAAAAAAGCAGTGGAATTGGAAAAGAGGCAACAGATGAGAGATCATTAATTGAGGATGATGTAGAAAGCCAATACTTCTTTTgaaatactactttaaaaaaaaaagattgataacTTTCACAAACATTACGAAAACTTCCAAAACATAAAGCAACTACCTTATTCAATATTTCTGTCAAATTGGTGATTTTTCCAACTCCAGCATTCCCTCTACATTCACCAGTCATCCCTTGGCATTCTGTTGTAAGCAAGAGCCTTCCCTCCCATCTCCTCCACTTATTTATTGGTCTTTTATCAGTAAGAATTATAAATTCCTACCTTCTCTGTGGCTTATAATTTATTACTGTAATGaattattttgatgctcaaattgcccttgatttggccagtgggagctcCTTCCAGCTGGCTGCTGTATTCTTGGccccatcattcattcattcattcctccctccctctctctctctctcactcgctCACGTACTCTTGCACTCTCGCACTCTCTTACTTTCTGGCATAAGATGTTCCAAGCTCCTCTTGTACCTGCCCTGCTGTAGCCTTGGAATCCGCTATTTCTCCAAAGAGCCCTGTTGAACATTGTTTTTAAACTATGTTAAATGACATAGGGTGGGCAAGGGCCTCCATGACTAGGGATGTGGATGGGGCAGGAGAAAGAGCAGGCTCTTTGCTCTCATAACTCTCCTTGTCACTCAGATACACCCTGGTGGGTGGTATGGCTAAAAACCACAGAACTGGAGATTCTTTTTCCCTAAAGatcggggtctcattatgttgcccaggctgttctcaaactcccatgctcaagcatcctcctgcctctgcctcccaagtagctgaaactacaggtgcgcaccaccacaaccagctctggagggtttttttccttatttttctgaagattctttaaaagaatattaagaaTATACTTTGATTCTAACacttagaaaaataagtaaatcattttactttttgtgtaaagtatacctttattttgttttgttttgcaaggTGAGGGAGTTAGCATGGAAGAGGGATTGTGGTTACGCTTTAAGATTTCATTGTCTCTGTAATTTCTTTACTTCACCCTTCAATCTCTGATTAACTCCTAATCATAGCTGTGCTCACTTCTGTTAAATCAGTATCACCCTTTCCCATTTCCATTCTTGATATCCCTTGACTTTGAAGAGATAGctgatttttcaaatgtattaatttatcttataaatttttagccctttttaaaatgaatttttcaaGTATtaatatctgttttatttattgctgCCTCATTTTTAACTCTTTGTTTATGCTTTAAGGGTTACCATAATGAAAGATAAAGATACCAGGAAGAGTAAAGGggttgcatttattttatttttggataaagACTCTGCACAAAACTGTACCAGGGCAATAAACAACAAACAGGTAAGCTATTCATCTCCATCAAGGTTTTTAGCCCCAAAGCCTTTATGCTCATCCAGGCCAAAAATGTGGGGATATAGTGGATCATCAGGTCTAGCAGATATCAGTAGATTCTTAAGATATCTAActtatagaaagaaaagaggtcaaACTACTGGGTTCTCAAAACATTGGTGGAATCTCAGGAATAAGAATACTACAGAATAGAATTTATCACACCTAAGTGACAATTgctaaaaaatccaaaataaactgGAATTGAAGATTTGAGaaaattgattaaataattaattttaggtTTCAGTGAAATACATtctacatttacatttttctcttgtttagTTATTTGGTAGAGTGATAAAAGCAAGCATTGCTATTGACAATGGAAGAGCAGCTGAGTTCATCCGAAGGCGAAACTACTTTGATAAATCTAAGTGTTATGAATGTGGGGTAAGTAAACCTAAAGCTTAATGGAACTTTCCATAGTTTAAGATACTTTTCACATCAGTCTTTTATTTTTGCTCACCAAAACTTCTGACTGGCTAAACCAGATTatgaaaatgctttattttttaatatttatttttttgagatagggttttcctctgtcacccagtgcagtgatgcagtcacaactcactgcagcctccacctcccgggcccagctgatcctcccaccacagtgtccaagtagctgggaccacaggcatgcaccatcacaccctgcttaatttttaaatttttttgtagaggcagggtcttcctatgttgcccaggccaatctcaaactcctgggctcaagcagtcctcccacctcagcctcccaaagtgctagagttacaggtgttagccatggtgcctggcctagTTGTTAGGGTCTCTAAACTCATCAAAGTAAATTCAATTGAAATGCAATGTGTAAAGATAACCTGAGTTGGGTAATACAAAGTGGTATTTTCTCTAGTTCCTAAATCTTTGAAAATCACTTGTTTTAAAAGTGTTAGACTGATTACTTATGTCACTGTCTTGCAAGATTTTCGTAACTCATAAATTTTTGTTAATAGGATATTGCCTGTTTCTTTAACAGTTTTTAAGTCACAGTTCAATAGCAACATTATCATGTGACTTTATCCTCTATGGGATATTGTGttttgaagttttttattttttcctattagtATTGCTAGTGTTTTGTAACTGAACTATccccacattttcttctttggttCTCTTCATGATCTGTCATTATCCATTTAAAGTTTTGGtgatgaagagagagagacagccatAGAATAATTTTGTATAAGGTCTGTATTGGTACCAAGAGAATTTTAGTCTGGTTCTCACAGGTGTAAGTTTGTAAAATGACCATAAAAATACTTaagaaacaggccgggcacagtggctcatgcctgtaatcctagcactttgggatactgaggtggacggatcacttgaggtctggagttcaaaagcagactgaccaacatagtgaaactgagtttctactaaaaatacaaaaaaaaaaattagccaggcatggtggcaggtgcctgtaatcccagcttcttgggaggctgaggcaggagactagcttgaacccaggaggtggaggttgcagtgagccgagattactccactgcactccagcctgggtgacagagggagactctgtctcaaaaataaaaataaacataaaataaaatacttaaaaaacagAGTCCAGAGGTAGTAATGGGGAACTGGGGAGAGAATCACTGAAagataccatcctggctacaaAATCACATGGAAGATGCAAGGAAATGACTTGAGGTCCTCTACCCCACTGTCACTCCCCATACCCGCGACAAAAAAGATAACTAAATAAACAgactgatggatggatgaatagaaagAGTGAGCAAGCAGTTGCTTGGATACATACTGATTCTGTCAGTTCCTATGATTCTAAAACCTCTTAAGTAAACACTTTAGAAACTTTTCCAAAGTTCTGAgttttgtaaaagaaagaaagggagggagggaaggtagTTATATTCAGATTAGTATATATCTTCATATTCacagtaaatattaaattatctgAGAAATCCTAGATGAATCTGTTAATCGGTTCCTTTTGGTTTATGGATCCATAGAGttgttatattttttacatttttatatttaatttccctccctccaaaaaaaacttttttatattGACCTAGCCTGGTTTTTCTCAAGTTatttcattaaatccttttttaGTATGggatatgttaaattttttttgctgTAATATTATTCCAAAACAGTTTCAGATATGCGTCTCTATTTTCTCAGCAGCTCATTAACAGTAAGTAACCTCTTTAAGTTGGGCTATGTCCTAGGTATACAAAGTGCACAGTCTGTCTGCTCTGTCAAATATACTGGAAAAGCATGATTATTGTTCCCTTCTATTGTTCTAACCTTGGCTCAGTCCCCACACCCTACCCTGACATAACCTCTTAAATGGAATTGTAGTGAGCTGATGTCCAGATTATAGTTGAGCTCTTATGTTTTACAAATCAATATTCTAGCTAAGTAAGAATAATAGCCTAGTCCAGCATTGTCAAATGAGAATATAATGCAAGCCACGTATGTTACTAAGTCTTCAGAAATCCAATGTGTATTTTACCTTTACAGTACGTATCAATTCAGACAAGTTCTCAGTAGCCACATTGGCTGGCTAGTGACTACTGTAATTGGATAGTGCAAGTGTAGTCAGgatataaaagggaaaaaacagaagTAATTCATAGGAAAAGTGAGGAagaaattttccatttgttttttggttttttgtttgttttttgagacagggtcttgctctgttgcctaggctggagtgcggtggcacaatctcagctcactgcagtctctgcctcccgcgttcgatcaattcttgtgcctcagtctcctgagtagctgggattacaggcatgtgccaccaagcccagctaatttttgtatatttagtagagacagggtttcgccatgttggccaggctggtcttgaactcacttcctaaggtgacccacctgcctcagcctgcccagcccAACAGAGTATTAAGCAACATCTTGGAAATTAACAGGAATAGTTTTATCCTCGTTTTATCAATAACTTAAGATGTTTACATTTAGCGTAAATGatccatttaaatttttattttatttttttttttttgagacggagttttgctcttgtcacccaggctggagtacaacggcatgatctcagctcactgcaacctccacctcctgggtttaagcaattctcctacctcagcctcctgagtagctgggactataggtgtgtgccacttatgcccaactaattttttttttttttttttttttagtagagacggaatttcaccattttggctagtctggtctcaaactccagacctcaggtgatccacccacctcggcttcccaaagtgctaggattacaggcgtgagccaccgcgcccgaccaaaCTGTTTTATATCTTGAATTTTGAGATTTAAATGTTTGAAAGAAGACTACTACTTCTACTCTTAGTAAAACTACTAAATAGTCCTAAATGTTAAAATAACTGAGAGTTATAATATCACCTTCTATAATATTAAAGTACTGGGTTTTATCATTAATGTCTTC
The Gorilla gorilla gorilla isolate KB3781 chromosome 10, NHGRI_mGorGor1-v2.1_pri, whole genome shotgun sequence genome window above contains:
- the ZCRB1 gene encoding zinc finger CCHC-type and RNA-binding motif-containing protein 1 isoform X1, whose amino-acid sequence is MSGGLAPSKSTVYVSNLPFSLTNNDLYRIFSKYGKVVKVTIMKDKDTRKSKGVAFILFLDKDSAQNCTRAINNKQLFGRVIKASIAIDNGRAAEFIRRRNYFDKSKCYECGESGHLSYACPKNMLGEREPPKKKEKKKKKKAPEPEEEIEEVEESEDEGEDPALDSLSQAIAFQQAKIEEEQKKWKPSSGLPSTSDDSRRPRIKKSTYFSDEEELSD